One Chloroflexota bacterium DNA window includes the following coding sequences:
- a CDS encoding SOS response-associated peptidase, whose protein sequence is MCGRFAQPRSAEELALIFHARPAADIAGDRFNVAPTDEVAAVVEHHGERTVDAFRWGLVPFFAKTARGGAGLINARAETAETSPAFRSAFADHRCIIPADAFYEWRRRRDPGTGRVVRSEPFAVRRSDGEPLALAGLWSSWRDPDTAARLYTCSILTTDPNELVARLHDRMPVVLDPTAWDAWLNETTSAIEVRSLLRPAPAESLDAYAVSPAVNNVRNEGPELLAPLSRWSDGV, encoded by the coding sequence ATGTGCGGTCGATTCGCGCAGCCGCGCTCGGCCGAGGAGCTGGCCCTCATCTTCCACGCGCGGCCGGCCGCGGACATTGCCGGCGACCGATTCAACGTCGCCCCGACCGACGAGGTGGCGGCGGTCGTCGAGCACCACGGTGAGCGCACCGTCGACGCCTTCCGCTGGGGCCTGGTCCCCTTCTTCGCCAAGACAGCCAGGGGTGGCGCGGGCCTGATCAATGCCCGCGCGGAAACGGCTGAGACATCGCCGGCCTTCCGCTCGGCATTTGCGGACCACCGCTGCATCATCCCGGCCGATGCCTTCTACGAATGGCGACGCCGTCGCGATCCAGGTACGGGCCGCGTCGTCCGATCGGAGCCCTTCGCGGTGCGCCGATCCGATGGGGAACCACTCGCCCTCGCCGGGCTCTGGTCGAGCTGGCGCGACCCCGATACGGCGGCTCGCCTCTATACGTGCTCGATCCTGACCACCGATCCGAACGAGCTCGTGGCTCGCCTCCACGACCGGATGCCGGTCGTCCTCGACCCGACGGCCTGGGACGCCTGGCTGAACGAGACGACGTCGGCCATAGAGGTTCGGTCGCTGCTGCGCCCTGCGCCAGCAGAGTCCCTGGATGCATACGCCGTCTCACCGGCGGTCAACAACGTGCGGAATGAGGGACCCGAGCTGCTGGCTCCCCTCTCGCGTTGGAGCGACGGCGTGTGA
- a CDS encoding NADP-dependent oxidoreductase, which translates to MSMRAFAVDEFGAPGSIHELSIPDSGPGEILVAVHAAGVNVMDPLYVAGVVKDYMEHRFPLVPGIDFAGVVEGVGAAVERFATGDDVYGINSKPWIGAGTFAESLVVGADGAAPKPESIDYAQAASVPHVGLTALAAIEEADLQPGQTIVVVGATGGVGSFVTQLASARGATVVALTTAAGATQAREYGAAETIDYQAADVAAVLRDRYPDGIDTIISTYGDVEVVAGIAASLRKGGLVVSPAMRADIAKAALEPLGVAFKSANRLPPERLPELTALIDGGQLRVPPITAFPLEATPDALQAMAAGHVRGKLVITIR; encoded by the coding sequence AGTTCGGAGCCCCCGGCTCCATCCATGAGCTGTCGATCCCTGACTCAGGCCCGGGCGAGATCCTCGTGGCTGTTCACGCTGCCGGCGTGAATGTCATGGATCCCCTCTACGTCGCGGGCGTGGTGAAGGACTACATGGAGCACCGCTTTCCGCTGGTGCCCGGGATCGACTTCGCGGGAGTGGTGGAGGGCGTAGGCGCTGCCGTCGAACGCTTTGCCACAGGAGACGATGTCTACGGCATCAACTCGAAGCCGTGGATCGGCGCCGGCACCTTCGCCGAATCCCTCGTGGTCGGGGCCGATGGCGCGGCCCCAAAGCCGGAATCGATCGATTACGCCCAGGCGGCCTCGGTCCCGCACGTGGGGCTCACCGCCCTGGCGGCCATCGAGGAGGCCGATCTGCAGCCCGGCCAGACGATCGTGGTGGTTGGTGCCACCGGCGGGGTTGGCAGCTTCGTCACCCAGCTGGCCTCCGCGCGGGGAGCGACCGTCGTCGCCCTGACGACCGCCGCGGGAGCGACACAGGCCCGCGAATACGGCGCGGCCGAGACGATCGACTACCAGGCCGCTGACGTCGCCGCGGTCCTCCGCGATCGGTACCCCGACGGGATTGACACGATCATTTCCACCTACGGCGACGTGGAGGTCGTGGCCGGCATCGCCGCCTCCCTGCGCAAGGGCGGGCTGGTCGTCTCCCCGGCGATGCGTGCTGACATCGCCAAGGCGGCCCTGGAGCCGCTCGGCGTCGCCTTCAAGAGCGCGAACCGGCTGCCTCCGGAGCGACTGCCGGAGCTGACGGCCCTGATCGACGGTGGCCAGCTCCGCGTGCCGCCGATCACCGCATTCCCGCTCGAGGCCACCCCGGATGCGTTGCAGGCGATGGCGGCCGGGCACGTGCGCGGCAAGCTGGTGATCACGATCCGTTGA
- a CDS encoding helix-turn-helix transcriptional regulator, translating into MLAQAGGLVTSEGTIYPLLARLRRDDLVTTSWRKWISVRSPC; encoded by the coding sequence GTGCTGGCCCAGGCCGGAGGCCTGGTGACGAGTGAAGGAACGATCTATCCCCTGCTTGCGAGGCTGCGCCGCGATGACCTGGTGACAACCTCATGGCGCAAATGGATATCAGTCCGTTCACCCTGTTGA
- a CDS encoding AAA family ATPase, with translation MTIRIPGDAMVVLVGPSGSGKSTFATRHFMPTRVLSSDALRAMVADDANDQTATNAAFELLHTALAMRLARRKLTVVDATSVESWARERLLAVARRLGRPAAAIVFNLPLATCLERNAARTDRRLPPASIKRQHAFMRASLDGLAAEGFDPIAVLTTIDEVEAMSVEHGDR, from the coding sequence GTGACCATTCGCATCCCCGGCGATGCCATGGTCGTCCTGGTCGGCCCGAGCGGATCGGGAAAGAGCACCTTCGCGACACGCCACTTCATGCCCACCCGGGTGCTCTCGTCCGATGCACTGCGCGCCATGGTCGCGGACGATGCAAACGACCAGACGGCGACGAATGCGGCGTTCGAGCTGCTCCATACGGCGCTGGCCATGCGCCTCGCCCGTCGCAAGCTCACGGTGGTCGATGCGACGAGCGTCGAGAGCTGGGCCCGAGAGCGCCTGCTGGCGGTGGCGAGGCGGCTCGGCCGCCCCGCTGCGGCGATCGTCTTCAACCTGCCGCTTGCCACATGCCTGGAGCGGAATGCGGCGCGCACCGATCGACGGCTTCCGCCCGCGTCGATCAAGCGCCAGCACGCGTTCATGCGGGCGTCCCTGGACGGACTCGCCGCCGAGGGGTTCGATCCGATCGCGGTGCTCACGACGATCGATGAGGTGGAGGCGATGAGCGTCGAGCACGGCGACCGCTAG
- a CDS encoding zinc-ribbon domain containing protein, translating to MYTPSTYSDKILSCVDCNQEFVFAATDQQFYAEKEFSEPRRCPSCRAARKAARGESGGYSSGSSYGGGSGYGGGSSYGGGQREMFTATCDGCGGEARVPFRPTGSKPVYCSNCFSTRR from the coding sequence TTGTATACCCCATCCACCTATTCAGACAAGATCCTGAGCTGCGTCGATTGCAACCAGGAATTCGTCTTCGCCGCGACTGACCAGCAGTTCTACGCGGAGAAGGAATTCAGCGAGCCGCGCCGCTGTCCGTCATGCCGCGCAGCCCGCAAGGCAGCACGCGGCGAGAGCGGTGGCTACAGCAGCGGATCCAGCTACGGCGGAGGCTCCGGCTACGGCGGAGGCTCCAGCTACGGCGGCGGTCAGCGCGAGATGTTCACCGCGACTTGTGACGGATGCGGCGGCGAGGCGCGCGTTCCGTTCCGCCCGACCGGCTCCAAGCCCGTCTACTGCAGCAACTGCTTCAGCACGCGGCGCTAA
- a CDS encoding DUF6510 family protein: MQDTLMLDANAIAGDLAELFGFEMTAAIHRCNHCGNVGAMGTLLAWTQGPGVTLRCCICRDVVVRIVRTPSRTLIDVSGAAYLEIRAV; the protein is encoded by the coding sequence ATGCAGGACACGCTGATGCTGGACGCGAACGCGATTGCGGGAGACCTGGCGGAACTGTTCGGCTTCGAGATGACGGCTGCGATCCACCGCTGCAACCATTGCGGCAATGTTGGCGCGATGGGCACGCTGCTGGCCTGGACGCAGGGCCCCGGCGTGACGCTGCGCTGCTGCATCTGCCGCGACGTGGTGGTGCGGATCGTTCGGACCCCGTCGCGCACGCTCATCGACGTGAGCGGCGCTGCCTACCTCGAGATCCGCGCCGTCTGA
- a CDS encoding META domain-containing protein translates to MKALILMVVLSGCSLLTSGASASLDGEWQLQAGTNQGQPIPIVAGSRLTLNVDGTQVGGSAACNSYGGTIQINGGSIVISALSMTEMACQENLMASEAAYLAALPRVTDAARDGNSLVLSGPQVEVRFARVAELADVDLAGTTWILDSLISGDSVSSTVGEATLLLSGDGKISASTGCRDVTGRYTLSEGQVQVTLDPYDTIGCAAPLEAQDTHVLDVLSNGFVVSIDGDRLTLTLSVGGKGLGYRAD, encoded by the coding sequence ATGAAAGCATTGATCCTGATGGTGGTGCTGTCCGGCTGTTCCCTCCTGACGAGCGGGGCGTCGGCCTCGCTCGACGGGGAATGGCAGCTTCAAGCCGGTACGAACCAGGGCCAGCCGATTCCGATCGTGGCGGGCAGCCGGCTCACCCTGAATGTGGATGGAACGCAGGTCGGCGGCAGCGCCGCCTGCAACAGCTACGGCGGCACGATCCAGATCAATGGCGGATCGATCGTGATCAGCGCCCTGTCGATGACCGAGATGGCATGCCAGGAGAATTTGATGGCCTCCGAGGCGGCCTACCTGGCTGCTCTGCCACGGGTCACCGACGCGGCTCGCGATGGAAACAGCCTGGTCTTGAGCGGCCCACAGGTGGAGGTGCGCTTCGCTCGCGTCGCGGAACTGGCGGACGTGGACCTCGCGGGCACGACCTGGATCCTGGATTCCCTGATCAGCGGCGACTCCGTCTCCTCGACCGTGGGCGAGGCAACCCTCCTGCTGAGCGGCGACGGGAAGATCTCCGCCTCGACGGGCTGTCGGGACGTCACCGGGAGGTACACGCTATCCGAGGGGCAGGTTCAGGTCACGCTGGACCCCTATGACACGATCGGATGCGCTGCGCCGCTCGAGGCCCAGGACACGCATGTCCTGGATGTCCTCTCCAACGGCTTTGTAGTCAGCATCGACGGAGACCGCCTGACCCTGACCCTGAGCGTGGGAGGAAAGGGCCTCGGCTACCGCGCCGACTAG
- a CDS encoding DUF2269 family protein translates to MPELIPWFLFLHVLGAIIAFGPSFSFSIIGAMGAADRTHGNFATRVSHAISTKRVVPVALTLPVTGIGLIWAAGIDPVSRDTRWLALGIVLYVVLLTFALTVQIPITQRIIDMTSGPPPETPAGSAPSGPPPALMAQVHKVQRGGLFLTAMVAVIVFLMVVKPNLGF, encoded by the coding sequence ATGCCCGAGCTGATCCCATGGTTTCTCTTCCTGCACGTGCTGGGCGCGATCATCGCCTTCGGGCCGAGCTTCTCGTTCTCGATCATCGGGGCGATGGGGGCCGCGGACCGGACGCATGGCAACTTCGCCACCCGCGTCTCGCACGCCATCTCGACCAAGCGAGTGGTCCCCGTCGCACTGACCCTGCCGGTGACCGGGATCGGCCTGATCTGGGCGGCCGGGATCGATCCCGTCAGCCGCGATACGCGCTGGCTGGCGCTCGGCATCGTGCTGTACGTGGTGCTGCTCACGTTCGCCCTGACCGTTCAGATCCCGATCACGCAGCGGATCATCGACATGACCTCCGGTCCCCCGCCAGAGACGCCGGCCGGCTCTGCGCCGAGCGGTCCGCCGCCGGCCCTGATGGCTCAGGTCCACAAGGTGCAGCGAGGCGGCCTCTTCCTGACCGCGATGGTGGCGGTGATCGTCTTCCTGATGGTGGTGAAGCCGAACCTCGGCTTCTGA
- a CDS encoding ABC transporter permease, whose product MRLLRQLSRRKLRTTLTIMGITIGIWALVVFSSMANKINSLVAGGSEYFAGKILVTDASNLAVGAGFTPMRADVTDQIRDLDGVAAAAGEVQLIFDPEANAFGGAQTIVGLVAGSDEGHETYELRAAQGELLSAADEDSLVVVLGSDMARQQSAGVGDMIDMRGEQFEVVGILEPTLTAPDSSVFVPLSAAQLLFHKTLPVAVQDAIPADLLISQVVVYPEPGTDPAALATLIKERVDNVRTLTGAEFDEQVGSATAIFNAIIIGVAVISLVVGGLSVINTMAMSVAERTREIGIKRAIGGSRRRIIRELVTEAAFIGFIGGLIGLVLGAIVVVLANEAGRSSGTILFDLTPGTAIFAVAFSTILGMLAGVIPAWSAARLDPVEALRYE is encoded by the coding sequence ATGCGCCTGCTGCGCCAGCTGTCACGCCGCAAGCTGCGAACCACGCTCACGATCATGGGCATCACGATCGGGATCTGGGCGCTCGTCGTCTTCAGCTCCATGGCGAACAAGATCAACTCACTGGTCGCCGGCGGCAGCGAGTACTTCGCCGGCAAGATCCTGGTGACAGATGCCTCCAACCTGGCGGTCGGCGCCGGCTTCACGCCGATGCGGGCCGACGTCACGGACCAGATTCGCGACCTGGACGGCGTGGCGGCAGCAGCCGGAGAGGTCCAGCTCATCTTCGACCCCGAAGCCAACGCGTTCGGGGGTGCCCAGACGATCGTCGGACTCGTCGCCGGCTCCGATGAGGGCCACGAGACGTACGAGCTCCGTGCGGCACAGGGCGAGCTGTTGTCAGCGGCGGACGAGGATTCCCTGGTGGTCGTGCTCGGCAGCGACATGGCTCGCCAGCAGTCGGCCGGAGTCGGCGACATGATCGACATGCGCGGTGAGCAGTTCGAGGTGGTCGGCATCCTCGAGCCGACCCTGACCGCGCCGGACAGCTCGGTCTTCGTCCCGCTGAGCGCCGCCCAGCTTCTCTTCCACAAGACCCTGCCGGTGGCGGTGCAGGACGCGATCCCGGCCGACCTGCTGATCAGCCAGGTCGTCGTCTATCCCGAGCCGGGGACCGATCCAGCCGCGCTCGCGACGCTCATCAAGGAACGGGTCGACAACGTCAGGACGTTGACCGGCGCCGAGTTCGACGAGCAGGTCGGATCGGCCACGGCGATCTTCAACGCGATCATCATCGGGGTCGCGGTCATCAGCCTGGTGGTCGGCGGCCTGTCGGTCATCAACACCATGGCCATGTCGGTCGCGGAGCGCACACGAGAGATCGGGATCAAGCGTGCGATCGGCGGCTCGCGGCGGCGGATCATTCGCGAGCTGGTGACCGAGGCGGCCTTTATCGGGTTCATCGGCGGCCTCATCGGCCTGGTGCTGGGTGCCATCGTGGTGGTCCTTGCCAACGAGGCCGGCCGCTCGTCGGGCACGATCCTGTTCGACCTCACGCCGGGCACGGCGATATTCGCCGTGGCCTTTTCGACCATCCTCGGGATGCTGGCGGGCGTCATCCCCGCCTGGAGCGCGGCGCGCCTCGACCCGGTCGAAGCGCTGCGCTACGAATGA
- a CDS encoding cation:proton antiporter: protein MELTAPIIAELGGLLLAAAGAGWLARRAGLPAVIGYLVVGVAVSPFTPGYIAHREQLRVLADIGVILLLFEVGIEIDVMRLRREQRGLFVAAPLQTLLTTAIGAGAAFAAGLTLVGALLIGLCLALSSSVVIVNITKSSRRRTDRATEHGLIGWSVLQDLTGVLVAAGVIAAMGASSRSPLVALAGIGAFVAVAVATAWILPRVLHLLASDHDLFLIVSVASGLTIAGIGAVAFGVPMALAAFVAGLTITQSHAADEARRRLLPFRDLFAVLFFVSVGSLIDPDELGRGLGWLALLLGVLVVGKVLVAYLLARLTRLTARPLQLAVGLSQVGEFSFVLASVGLAAGVIERPLYAAMLSAVAITIAVSTIAVRYVGARTSVAATSS, encoded by the coding sequence ATGGAGCTGACTGCGCCGATCATCGCGGAGCTCGGCGGCCTGCTGCTCGCGGCTGCCGGCGCCGGTTGGCTCGCACGTCGCGCGGGGCTCCCGGCGGTGATCGGCTACCTGGTGGTGGGAGTGGCCGTCTCGCCCTTCACACCGGGCTACATCGCACATCGCGAGCAGCTGCGGGTGCTGGCCGATATCGGCGTCATCCTGCTCCTCTTCGAGGTCGGCATCGAGATCGACGTGATGCGCCTGCGGCGAGAACAACGCGGCCTGTTCGTGGCTGCGCCATTGCAGACGCTGCTCACGACAGCCATCGGAGCTGGGGCGGCCTTCGCAGCGGGACTGACGCTGGTGGGGGCGCTGCTGATCGGCCTCTGCCTGGCACTCTCGTCCAGCGTGGTGATCGTCAACATCACCAAGAGCAGTCGCCGCCGGACGGACCGGGCCACCGAGCACGGGCTCATCGGCTGGAGCGTGCTGCAGGACCTGACCGGCGTGCTGGTGGCGGCAGGCGTGATCGCGGCCATGGGCGCCTCCTCTCGTTCTCCGCTGGTGGCGCTGGCCGGCATTGGCGCATTCGTTGCGGTCGCGGTAGCCACCGCCTGGATCCTGCCCCGGGTGCTGCATCTGCTGGCGTCGGATCACGACCTGTTTCTGATCGTGTCGGTGGCCAGCGGACTGACCATCGCCGGAATCGGCGCGGTGGCGTTTGGGGTGCCGATGGCGCTTGCCGCGTTCGTCGCGGGGCTGACCATCACCCAGAGCCACGCCGCCGACGAGGCTCGGCGCCGTCTCCTTCCCTTCAGGGACCTGTTCGCGGTCCTCTTCTTCGTCTCCGTCGGATCACTCATCGATCCCGACGAGCTCGGGCGCGGTCTCGGCTGGCTTGCGCTTCTGCTCGGCGTGCTCGTGGTCGGCAAGGTCCTGGTTGCCTACCTCCTTGCGAGGCTCACGCGACTGACGGCGCGGCCGCTGCAGCTGGCGGTAGGGCTCAGCCAGGTTGGGGAGTTCAGCTTCGTGCTGGCTTCAGTCGGCCTCGCGGCGGGGGTGATCGAACGGCCCTTGTACGCGGCCATGCTGAGCGCCGTGGCGATCACGATCGCGGTCTCCACGATTGCGGTGCGCTATGTCGGGGCGCGCACGAGTGTGGCGGCGACCAGCAGCTAG
- a CDS encoding DUF6855 family protein — protein sequence MTASRATGSGTKADPWELRTPTGTSEYEMYRDETLDPPAIVCQVGSTQLRYDLRAIEDLHARLKAHGDWMPLGSADEQKEAAEGTVESWGRSPDNPVGGWYGLKKGLRGRFGMYMPPLLEALGLAEVEHNPKNNRMRAL from the coding sequence ATGACGGCGAGCCGAGCAACGGGATCGGGCACGAAGGCCGACCCCTGGGAGCTGCGGACTCCGACCGGAACCTCGGAGTACGAGATGTATCGCGACGAGACGCTCGATCCGCCCGCGATCGTGTGCCAGGTGGGGTCCACCCAGCTGCGCTACGACCTTCGCGCGATCGAGGATCTGCACGCGAGGCTGAAAGCCCACGGCGACTGGATGCCGCTCGGCAGTGCGGACGAGCAGAAAGAGGCGGCCGAGGGAACGGTCGAATCGTGGGGCCGCTCCCCGGACAACCCGGTTGGGGGCTGGTACGGCCTGAAGAAGGGCCTGCGCGGCCGATTCGGGATGTACATGCCACCCCTGCTCGAAGCGTTGGGGCTCGCCGAGGTCGAGCACAACCCCAAGAACAACCGGATGCGGGCCCTCTAG
- a CDS encoding sulfite oxidase-like oxidoreductase has translation MTDRFVSRGFVGRARDPGDSAGRIPPGQYLTEGFPVLSAGPTPQVPLDTWEFTLTGLVKAPVRWSWQEFTALPSRDWTVDISCVTKWTKLDTPWHGVSVDDILAAVEIEPRARFVTAHCYGGYTTNLPLTDLLNNQAFVAWQYDGAPLEPAHGGPARLVVPHLYFWKSAKWVHGLQLREDDEPGFWESLGYHNRGDPWREERYSGD, from the coding sequence ATGACCGACCGATTCGTCTCGCGCGGCTTTGTGGGGCGTGCTCGGGATCCTGGCGACAGCGCTGGCCGCATTCCGCCTGGCCAGTACCTGACCGAGGGGTTTCCCGTCCTCTCCGCCGGGCCGACGCCCCAGGTGCCCCTCGACACGTGGGAGTTCACGCTCACCGGGCTGGTGAAGGCACCGGTCCGATGGAGCTGGCAGGAGTTCACCGCGCTCCCTTCGCGGGATTGGACGGTCGACATCAGCTGCGTAACCAAGTGGACGAAGCTGGACACGCCCTGGCATGGAGTCAGCGTCGACGACATCCTGGCCGCCGTCGAGATCGAGCCGCGAGCCCGGTTCGTCACGGCCCACTGCTATGGCGGCTACACCACCAACCTGCCGCTGACCGACCTGCTCAACAACCAGGCATTCGTCGCGTGGCAGTACGACGGGGCGCCGCTCGAGCCTGCACACGGCGGGCCGGCCCGCCTGGTGGTCCCGCACCTCTACTTCTGGAAGAGCGCGAAATGGGTCCACGGCCTGCAGCTGCGCGAGGACGATGAGCCGGGATTCTGGGAGTCGCTCGGCTACCACAACCGCGGCGATCCCTGGCGCGAAGAGCGCTATTCCGGCGACTGA
- a CDS encoding ferredoxin reductase, which produces MPEPLAWQIATVTAIRAETPEVSSFTLRLPNWRVHRAGQHYDVRLTASDGYQAQRSYSIASPPSRTGEVDLTIEKIADGEVPPYFHDILTVGDQVEVRGPIGGYFVWEPAIGGPLVLVAGGSGIVPLMAMLRERASAEPKPAAVLLYSSRTYDDVIYRDELASLDSGDAGLRVIQTLTRSHPAGWAGYDRRIDRPMLTEAIDAAGPDPLVYICGPTLLVEAAANGLVEHGVPPAQVRTERFGPTS; this is translated from the coding sequence ATGCCTGAGCCCCTCGCCTGGCAGATCGCAACGGTCACCGCCATCCGCGCCGAAACGCCGGAGGTCAGCTCCTTCACGCTCAGGCTGCCGAACTGGCGGGTTCACCGCGCCGGGCAGCATTACGACGTTCGCCTCACCGCGTCCGATGGCTACCAGGCTCAGCGCTCGTACTCGATCGCCTCCCCTCCTTCCCGCACGGGCGAGGTAGATCTCACGATCGAGAAGATCGCCGACGGGGAGGTACCACCGTATTTCCATGACATCCTGACGGTGGGGGATCAGGTCGAGGTGCGCGGGCCGATCGGCGGCTATTTCGTCTGGGAGCCTGCCATCGGCGGACCGCTGGTCCTGGTCGCCGGCGGCTCTGGCATCGTCCCGCTGATGGCGATGCTGCGGGAGCGTGCATCGGCCGAGCCGAAGCCGGCGGCGGTCCTCCTCTATTCCTCGCGCACCTACGACGACGTCATCTACCGCGACGAGCTCGCCTCGCTGGACTCCGGCGACGCCGGGCTGCGGGTCATTCAGACCCTGACGCGCTCTCATCCCGCAGGCTGGGCCGGATATGACCGCCGCATCGATCGGCCCATGCTGACCGAGGCGATCGATGCCGCCGGTCCTGATCCGCTGGTCTACATCTGCGGCCCGACCCTGCTGGTCGAGGCAGCCGCCAATGGACTGGTGGAGCACGGCGTGCCGCCGGCGCAGGTGCGCACCGAGCGCTTCGGACCCACGAGCTGA
- a CDS encoding MBL fold metallo-hydrolase, with translation MAAAHHLLHAGYVRDDGVASSVSLVLDGAAVIVVDPGMVADPELILAPLRRLGMRPGDVTHVVVTHHHPDHTINIGLFENAEVVDFWARYRGDQWLDHEGDGYQVSDHARLILTPGHTNQDATLLVETDAGVVACTHAWWRTDRTPEVDPLADDQWALETSRARILAEADIVVPGHGESFATGRHSI, from the coding sequence GTGGCCGCGGCGCATCACCTTCTCCACGCGGGCTACGTCCGGGACGACGGCGTGGCGAGCAGCGTCAGCCTCGTGCTCGACGGTGCGGCGGTGATCGTGGTGGACCCGGGGATGGTGGCGGATCCGGAGCTGATCCTTGCTCCTCTCCGCCGGCTGGGCATGAGGCCCGGTGACGTCACCCACGTGGTCGTCACCCACCACCATCCCGATCACACCATCAACATCGGTCTTTTCGAAAACGCCGAGGTGGTCGACTTCTGGGCGCGCTATCGGGGCGACCAGTGGCTCGACCATGAAGGAGACGGATACCAGGTCAGCGACCATGCGCGGCTGATCCTGACGCCCGGTCACACCAACCAGGATGCGACCCTGTTGGTTGAGACCGATGCGGGCGTCGTGGCCTGCACTCATGCCTGGTGGCGGACCGACCGAACGCCGGAGGTCGATCCGCTGGCCGATGACCAATGGGCGCTGGAGACGAGCCGCGCCCGAATATTGGCAGAGGCGGACATCGTCGTTCCAGGCCATGGCGAGTCGTTTGCAACCGGTCGTCACTCGATCTGA
- a CDS encoding ABC transporter ATP-binding protein: protein MEAATSLLEGRNLRKTYRLSRRNQVKALRGVEIRIEPGEMVALMGPSGSGKSTLMHILGLLHSPDDEDGPRAELSIAGVDVTSMSERTRTRMRADTMGFVFQSYNMVPTLTAAENVALAGEYAGTGRREAMAAATEALGWVGLAERAGHRPMELSGGEQQRVAIARSLVNKPKLLLADEPTGNLDSGHSQEVLALLRRFNKERGQTLLLVTHDAEVGAFCDRIIHMRDGLIQGNA, encoded by the coding sequence ATGGAGGCGGCGACGTCGCTCCTTGAGGGGCGTAACCTGCGCAAGACATATCGGCTCAGCCGCCGCAACCAGGTCAAGGCCCTGCGCGGGGTGGAGATCCGGATCGAGCCCGGCGAGATGGTCGCGCTGATGGGTCCCTCCGGCTCGGGCAAGAGCACCCTCATGCACATCCTGGGCCTGCTCCATTCGCCCGATGATGAGGACGGGCCGCGGGCGGAGCTGAGCATCGCCGGGGTCGACGTGACCTCGATGTCGGAGCGCACCCGCACGCGCATGCGGGCGGACACGATGGGCTTCGTCTTCCAGTCCTACAACATGGTGCCGACGCTGACCGCGGCGGAAAACGTGGCCCTGGCAGGCGAATATGCCGGAACCGGTCGTCGCGAGGCCATGGCCGCGGCGACTGAGGCCCTCGGCTGGGTGGGGCTGGCAGAGCGTGCGGGCCATCGGCCGATGGAGCTCTCCGGCGGCGAGCAGCAGCGCGTCGCGATCGCGCGCTCGCTGGTGAACAAGCCGAAGCTCCTGCTCGCCGACGAGCCGACCGGCAACCTGGACAGCGGTCACAGCCAGGAGGTGCTCGCATTGCTGCGGCGGTTCAACAAGGAGCGGGGCCAGACCCTGCTGCTCGTCACCCATGACGCCGAGGTCGGCGCCTTCTGCGACCGCATCATCCACATGCGCGACGGGCTGATCCAGGGGAACGCGTAG
- the msrA gene encoding peptide-methionine (S)-S-oxide reductase MsrA codes for MFSFGHKSSMPDPADAHRGRTEPLPTAERHLVNGQPLTGPYPDGAQVIDFALGCFWGAEKDFWQVPGVIVTAVGYQGGFTPNANYNEVCSGRTGHAESVRVVYDPQRVSVEELLRVFWEHHDPTQGYRQGNDMGTQYRSAIFTHTDAQRDAANASRAMYQAELSKAGYGAITTEIVDAPEFYFAEDYHQQYLARNPAGYCPIHATGVRFAGPIQQMQQV; via the coding sequence ATGTTCAGCTTCGGTCACAAGTCCAGCATGCCCGATCCGGCCGACGCGCACCGCGGCCGCACCGAGCCCCTCCCCACCGCAGAGCGCCACCTTGTCAATGGACAGCCGCTGACGGGCCCGTATCCCGATGGTGCCCAGGTCATCGACTTCGCCCTTGGCTGCTTCTGGGGCGCCGAGAAGGACTTCTGGCAGGTGCCAGGCGTCATCGTCACCGCCGTCGGCTACCAGGGTGGCTTCACGCCCAACGCCAACTACAACGAGGTCTGCTCGGGACGCACCGGCCATGCCGAAAGCGTGCGCGTGGTCTACGACCCGCAACGGGTCAGCGTCGAAGAGCTGCTGCGGGTCTTCTGGGAGCACCATGACCCGACCCAGGGCTACCGCCAGGGGAACGACATGGGGACCCAGTATCGGTCAGCTATCTTCACCCACACCGATGCCCAGCGGGACGCCGCCAACGCGTCGCGGGCGATGTACCAGGCCGAGCTTTCGAAGGCCGGCTACGGTGCCATCACCACCGAGATCGTGGATGCCCCGGAGTTCTACTTCGCCGAGGACTACCACCAGCAATACCTGGCCAGGAACCCGGCTGGTTACTGCCCCATCCACGCCACCGGTGTTAGGTTCGCCGGACCGATCCAGCAGATGCAGCAGGTCTAG